The following are encoded in a window of Kitasatospora sp. NBC_01250 genomic DNA:
- a CDS encoding RNA polymerase sigma factor, translating into MYERSYDELLQQTYLVTAGRHRLARHAVQQAFEAAWTRWAEAATDPDPARWLRTRAFATALAPWHPGGPPHARRLRPPWRQAEAADPATAAPETADQAAAADRALLGALHRLSRARRHVLVLHDALGLGPAEIALEVEASATAVDHRLRAAHLELARALPDLVGADPLAPGFGERLGGLLYRTAVRHCPPAATGQHVPRTLPARARLRAAALPAASGLLVLVTATAIAGTLDGHGPSAWFDRPPTPAPLCTGTLNGSAGPAGPAHVAGLRSLWCAEDGPHAKGRTPDR; encoded by the coding sequence TTGTACGAACGGTCGTACGACGAACTTCTCCAGCAGACGTACCTGGTCACCGCCGGCCGGCACCGGCTCGCCAGGCATGCCGTCCAGCAGGCCTTCGAGGCCGCCTGGACCCGCTGGGCCGAGGCCGCCACCGACCCCGACCCGGCGCGCTGGCTGCGCACCCGCGCCTTCGCCACCGCGCTCGCCCCCTGGCACCCGGGCGGCCCGCCGCACGCCCGCCGACTGCGACCGCCGTGGCGGCAGGCCGAGGCGGCGGACCCGGCGACGGCGGCCCCGGAGACGGCCGACCAGGCAGCGGCGGCCGACCGGGCGCTGCTCGGCGCGCTGCACCGGCTGAGCCGGGCGCGCCGCCACGTGCTGGTGCTGCACGACGCGCTGGGCCTGGGGCCCGCCGAGATCGCCCTGGAGGTCGAGGCGAGCGCCACCGCGGTCGACCACCGGCTGCGCGCCGCCCACCTGGAACTGGCCCGCGCGCTGCCCGACCTGGTGGGCGCCGACCCGCTGGCGCCCGGCTTCGGCGAGCGCCTCGGCGGGCTGCTCTACCGGACGGCGGTGCGGCACTGCCCGCCCGCGGCCACGGGGCAGCACGTGCCCCGGACGCTGCCCGCCCGGGCCCGGCTGCGCGCGGCGGCGCTGCCCGCCGCCTCCGGCCTGCTGGTGCTGGTCACCGCGACGGCCATCGCGGGCACCCTGGACGGCCACGGCCCCTCGGCCTGGTTCGACCGGCCGCCCACGCCCGCGCCGCTCTGCACCGGCACGCTGAACGGCAGCGCGGGCCCGGCCGGCCCGGCGCACGTCGCCGGCCTGCGCAGCCTGTGGTGCGCCGAGGACGGGCCGCACGCAAAAGGCCGCACCCCGGACCGGTGA
- a CDS encoding SWIM zinc finger family protein — MEERWSTEHVLSLASDAAARAAGGRLSSPAAWSRTGCGQGALWGLCQGSGSAPYRTVVEFSTPAYQCSCPSRTLPCKHALGLLLLWSGDRAAVPAGAEPADWAARWLAGRRRRAEPTAAPADPVAARRRADRRAARVAAGAAELRLRLADRVRRGLADPGAAAGGWAEVAARMVDAQAPGLASCAAELDRLPADGQLAGHALLYLLATACERIGELPEPLAHTVRARVGFTVDSAELLAGPTVRDHWLVLGSRDSTDGPLTTRRLWLRGAKTGRSALLLSYGRPGQAPEPTLPTGWLLEAELAFHPGARPLRAVLGPRHGAPGPTPGAPPAEPVSAALAHYGEAVAADPWTESWPVVLRDVRPIATADGWQLTDHQHALPLHATPEQALWRLAAVSGGRPVTVFGECDHRGFTPVTVWDEQGRTTGLTTGGAA; from the coding sequence ATGGAGGAACGCTGGAGCACCGAACACGTCCTGTCCCTCGCATCCGACGCGGCCGCGCGCGCGGCGGGCGGCAGGCTCTCCTCCCCCGCCGCCTGGTCGCGGACCGGGTGCGGGCAGGGGGCGCTCTGGGGGCTGTGCCAGGGCAGCGGGAGCGCGCCGTACCGGACGGTGGTCGAGTTCTCCACGCCTGCGTACCAGTGCAGTTGCCCCAGCCGGACCCTCCCGTGCAAGCACGCGCTGGGCCTGCTCCTGCTGTGGAGCGGTGACCGGGCGGCGGTGCCGGCCGGGGCCGAGCCGGCCGACTGGGCCGCCCGGTGGCTGGCCGGGCGCCGGCGGCGGGCCGAGCCCACCGCGGCTCCCGCCGACCCCGTCGCCGCGCGGCGGCGCGCCGACCGGCGGGCGGCCCGAGTCGCCGCCGGCGCGGCCGAGTTGCGGCTACGACTGGCCGACCGGGTGCGGCGCGGACTGGCCGACCCGGGCGCCGCCGCGGGCGGCTGGGCGGAGGTCGCGGCCCGGATGGTGGACGCCCAGGCTCCCGGACTCGCCTCCTGCGCAGCGGAGTTGGACCGCCTCCCGGCCGACGGGCAGCTCGCCGGCCACGCCCTGCTGTACCTGCTCGCCACCGCCTGCGAGCGGATCGGCGAGCTGCCCGAGCCGCTGGCCCACACCGTGCGCGCCCGGGTCGGCTTCACCGTCGACAGCGCCGAGCTGCTGGCCGGCCCCACCGTGCGCGACCACTGGCTGGTCCTCGGCAGCCGCGACAGCACCGACGGCCCGCTGACCACCCGCCGCCTGTGGCTGCGCGGCGCCAAGACCGGCCGATCGGCCCTGCTGCTCTCCTACGGCCGCCCCGGCCAGGCCCCCGAACCGACCTTGCCCACCGGCTGGTTGCTGGAAGCGGAGCTGGCCTTCCACCCGGGCGCCCGGCCGCTGCGCGCCGTCCTCGGCCCCCGGCACGGCGCCCCCGGCCCCACGCCCGGCGCGCCGCCGGCCGAGCCGGTGTCCGCTGCCCTCGCCCACTACGGGGAGGCCGTCGCCGCGGACCCCTGGACGGAGTCCTGGCCCGTGGTGCTGCGCGACGTACGGCCCATCGCCACCGCCGACGGCTGGCAGTTGACGGACCATCAGCATGCCCTGCCCCTGCACGCCACCCCCGAGCAGGCGCTCTGGCGGCTGGCCGCGGTCTCCGGCGGCCGTCCGGTGACGGTCTTCGGCGAGTGCGACCACCGCGGGTTCACCCCGGTGACGGTCTGGGACGAGCAGGGCCGCACCACCGGCCTGACCACGGGAGGAGCCGCATGA
- a CDS encoding ATP-binding protein, with protein MTTPTESTAEVLRAHAEEAFAGELAALAAQDERPRPAGWRLSPWAVATYLLGGELPDGTVITPKYVGPRRIVEVAVSTLATDRALLLLGVPGTAKTWVSEHLAAAVSGDSTLLVQGTAGTGEEAVRYGWNYAQLLANGPSRAALVPSPVLRAMAGGKIARVEELTRIPADVQDSLITVLSEKTLPIPELNGETQAVRGFNLIATANDRDRGVNELSSALRRRFNTVVLPLPATLDEEVGIVERRVGQLGRALELPELPGGAQEIRRVVTVFRELRDGVTVDGRTKVKSPTGTLSTAEAISVVTAGLALAAHFGDGVLRAGEVAAGVLGAVVRDPVGDQVVWGEYVEGVLRERDGWQDFYRAARELAG; from the coding sequence ATGACCACCCCTACCGAGAGCACCGCCGAGGTCCTGCGGGCGCACGCCGAGGAGGCATTCGCCGGTGAGCTGGCGGCGCTGGCCGCGCAGGACGAGCGGCCCCGGCCGGCCGGCTGGCGGCTGTCGCCGTGGGCGGTGGCCACCTATCTGCTGGGCGGCGAGCTGCCGGACGGCACCGTGATCACGCCCAAGTACGTCGGTCCGCGGCGGATCGTGGAGGTCGCGGTCAGCACGCTGGCCACCGACCGGGCGCTGCTGCTGCTCGGGGTGCCCGGCACCGCCAAGACCTGGGTCTCCGAGCACCTGGCGGCGGCGGTCAGCGGCGACTCGACGCTGCTGGTGCAGGGCACCGCGGGCACGGGCGAGGAGGCCGTGCGGTACGGCTGGAACTACGCGCAGCTGCTCGCGAACGGTCCCAGCCGGGCGGCGCTGGTGCCCTCGCCGGTGCTGCGGGCGATGGCCGGGGGCAAGATCGCCCGGGTCGAGGAACTCACCCGGATCCCGGCCGACGTGCAGGACAGCCTGATCACCGTGCTCTCCGAAAAGACGTTGCCGATACCGGAGTTGAACGGGGAGACTCAGGCTGTCCGCGGGTTCAACCTGATCGCCACCGCCAACGATCGCGACCGCGGGGTCAACGAACTCTCCAGTGCGCTGCGCCGCCGTTTCAACACGGTGGTCCTTCCGCTGCCGGCGACGCTCGACGAGGAGGTCGGGATCGTCGAGCGGCGGGTCGGGCAGCTCGGCCGCGCGCTGGAGCTGCCCGAGCTGCCGGGCGGTGCGCAGGAGATCCGTCGGGTGGTGACGGTCTTTCGCGAACTGCGCGACGGCGTCACCGTCGACGGCCGGACCAAGGTCAAGAGTCCGACCGGCACCCTCTCCACCGCCGAGGCCATCTCGGTGGTCACCGCAGGCCTCGCGCTCGCCGCTCACTTCGGCGACGGCGTGCTGCGGGCGGGCGAGGTGGCGGCCGGGGTGCTCGGGGCGGTGGTGCGCGACCCGGTCGGCGACCAGGTGGTGTGGGGGGAGTACGTGGAGGGCGTGCTGCGCGAGCGGGACGGCTGGCAGGACTTCTACCGGGCCGCCCGCGAACTGGCCGGATGA
- a CDS encoding cell division protein PerM, which translates to MTQHLMGRRIPRGVGSPGSGPLLAGATAALLGLAVTGVPVLVLWVLTATGHDSAADAARLVGVLWLLGHGGPLTRGAGAPLSLTPLLLTLLNAQLLRCAAARAAVAAQPRTGPVPALLCTGYLLVALPVALACAAGGGGLRAEPLPDLLAVALLGYAAAQWGVHGGAGFVGPAPVGPGRLAAVRRRLPAGSPGAVRAAVTAGLLILLAGGALLFGMAALLRTDTTDPAVRALAGGSVPAALGVLLSCLLLVPNAVLWAGAYALGPGFLLGTDTVVAPGRVQHGALPDFPLLALAPTTASGWQLLVLLVPALAGAVAAGLLGRAAAWGGGRRAAVEPAYLVEAAEDDTDRAEPGQPWRAPGTALAGLATAAAAGALVALAGWLAGGAAGGGRMARLGPSFACGTVAAGWFAVLVLPGALVVRWWLLRRAAPAAAAWDESAWAGSAWAGPGPGLGGPGLHGSERGGPASGALVLAGPALDELELDGPELGGPDPRGDGPHGRRRLVPRSRAALAARWTALRLRPGRGRGERPE; encoded by the coding sequence ATGACGCAGCACCTGATGGGTCGTCGGATTCCGCGCGGTGTCGGCTCGCCGGGATCGGGCCCGCTCCTGGCGGGGGCCACCGCTGCGCTCCTCGGACTCGCCGTCACCGGCGTGCCCGTGCTGGTCCTGTGGGTCCTCACCGCCACCGGCCACGACAGCGCCGCCGACGCCGCCCGGCTGGTCGGGGTCCTGTGGCTGCTCGGCCACGGCGGACCGCTGACCCGGGGCGCCGGGGCACCGCTCTCGCTCACCCCGCTGCTGCTCACCCTGCTGAACGCGCAGCTGCTGCGCTGCGCCGCCGCCCGCGCGGCCGTGGCGGCGCAGCCGCGCACCGGCCCGGTCCCGGCGCTGCTCTGCACCGGGTACCTGCTGGTCGCACTGCCGGTGGCCCTCGCCTGTGCGGCGGGCGGTGGCGGCCTGCGCGCCGAGCCGCTGCCCGACCTGCTCGCGGTGGCGCTGCTGGGCTACGCCGCCGCGCAGTGGGGCGTGCACGGCGGGGCCGGGTTCGTCGGGCCTGCACCGGTGGGGCCGGGCCGGCTGGCGGCGGTCCGGCGGCGGCTGCCGGCCGGCAGCCCGGGTGCGGTCCGGGCGGCGGTGACGGCCGGGCTGCTGATCCTGCTCGCGGGCGGCGCGCTGCTCTTCGGCATGGCGGCGCTGCTGCGCACCGACACCACCGACCCCGCGGTGCGCGCGCTGGCCGGCGGCAGCGTGCCCGCCGCGCTGGGCGTGCTGCTGAGCTGCCTGCTGCTGGTGCCGAACGCCGTGCTCTGGGCCGGTGCCTATGCGCTGGGGCCGGGCTTCCTGCTGGGGACCGACACCGTGGTGGCGCCCGGGCGGGTGCAGCACGGCGCGTTGCCCGACTTCCCGCTGCTGGCGCTGGCGCCCACGACGGCCTCGGGCTGGCAGCTGCTGGTGCTGCTGGTTCCGGCGCTGGCGGGGGCGGTGGCGGCCGGGCTGCTGGGCCGGGCGGCAGCCTGGGGCGGTGGGCGGCGTGCCGCCGTCGAGCCGGCCTACCTGGTGGAGGCGGCGGAGGACGACACGGACCGGGCGGAACCGGGGCAGCCGTGGCGTGCGCCGGGCACCGCGCTGGCCGGGCTGGCGACCGCGGCTGCGGCGGGCGCGCTGGTGGCCCTGGCCGGCTGGCTGGCCGGGGGAGCGGCGGGCGGCGGCCGGATGGCGCGGCTGGGGCCCTCGTTCGCCTGCGGGACGGTGGCGGCCGGCTGGTTCGCGGTGCTGGTGCTCCCCGGTGCGCTCGTCGTCCGCTGGTGGCTGCTGCGCCGGGCGGCGCCGGCCGCGGCGGCATGGGACGAGTCGGCGTGGGCCGGGTCGGCGTGGGCCGGGCCGGGACCGGGGCTCGGCGGGCCGGGGCTGCACGGGTCCGAGCGGGGTGGCCCGGCTTCGGGCGCGCTGGTCCTGGCCGGTCCGGCGCTGGACGAGCTGGAGCTGGACGGCCCGGAGCTCGGCGGCCCGGATCCCCGCGGCGACGGCCCGCACGGCCGGCGCCGGCTGGTGCCGCGCTCCCGGGCCGCGCTCGCCGCGCGGTGGACGGCGCTGCGCCTGCGGCCGGGCCGGGGCCGCGGCGAGCGGCCGGAGTGA
- the sucC gene encoding ADP-forming succinate--CoA ligase subunit beta → MDLFEYQARDLFAKHGVPVLDGDVIETPEAARAIAERFGGRAVVKAQVKVGGRGKAGGVKLAADPADAVAKAEAILGMDIKGHTVHKVMLAQTADIKDEYYVSFLLDRTNRTFLAMASVEGGVEIEVVAEENPDALAKIPVDANEGCTPEKAAEIVAAAKFPAEVADQVAEVLQKLWTVFIKEDALLVEVNPLIKSGDGKIIALDGKVSLDENAEFRQADHAALEDKAAANPLEAAAKAKGLNYVKLEGEVGIIGNGAGLVMSTLDVVAYAGENHGGVKPANFLDIGGGASAEVMANGLEIILGDPDVKSVFVNVFGGITACDAVANGIVQALALLESKGEAVTKPLVVRLDGNNAELGRKILTDANHPLVEQVDTMDGAADRAAELANAK, encoded by the coding sequence GTGGACCTGTTCGAGTACCAGGCGAGGGACCTCTTCGCCAAGCACGGCGTACCCGTGCTTGACGGTGATGTCATCGAGACCCCCGAAGCAGCTCGCGCCATCGCCGAGCGCTTCGGCGGACGCGCCGTCGTCAAGGCTCAGGTGAAGGTCGGTGGCCGTGGCAAGGCCGGTGGCGTCAAGCTCGCCGCCGACCCGGCCGACGCCGTCGCCAAGGCCGAGGCGATCCTCGGTATGGACATCAAGGGCCACACCGTTCACAAGGTGATGCTGGCCCAGACCGCGGACATCAAGGACGAGTACTACGTCTCGTTCCTGCTGGACCGCACCAACCGCACCTTCCTGGCCATGGCCAGCGTCGAGGGCGGCGTGGAGATCGAGGTCGTCGCCGAGGAGAACCCCGACGCGCTCGCCAAGATCCCGGTCGACGCCAACGAGGGCTGCACCCCGGAGAAGGCCGCCGAGATCGTCGCTGCCGCGAAGTTCCCGGCCGAGGTCGCCGACCAGGTGGCCGAGGTCCTGCAGAAGCTGTGGACCGTCTTCATCAAGGAAGACGCCCTGCTGGTCGAGGTCAACCCGCTGATCAAGTCCGGTGACGGCAAGATCATCGCGCTCGACGGCAAGGTCTCGCTGGACGAGAACGCCGAGTTCCGTCAGGCCGACCACGCCGCGCTCGAGGACAAGGCCGCGGCCAACCCGCTGGAGGCGGCGGCCAAGGCCAAGGGCCTCAACTACGTCAAGCTCGAGGGCGAGGTCGGCATCATCGGCAACGGCGCGGGGCTCGTCATGAGCACCCTGGACGTCGTCGCCTACGCCGGTGAGAACCACGGCGGCGTCAAGCCCGCCAACTTCCTCGACATCGGTGGCGGCGCCTCCGCCGAGGTGATGGCGAACGGCCTGGAGATCATCCTGGGCGACCCCGACGTCAAGTCGGTCTTCGTCAACGTCTTCGGCGGCATCACCGCGTGCGACGCGGTCGCCAACGGCATCGTGCAGGCGCTGGCCCTGCTGGAGAGCAAGGGCGAGGCGGTCACCAAGCCGCTGGTCGTGCGTCTCGACGGCAACAACGCCGAGCTGGGTCGCAAGATCCTCACCGACGCCAACCACCCGCTCGTCGAGCAGGTGGACACCATGGACGGCGCCGCTGACCGCGCCGCCGAGCTGGCCAACGCGAAGTAA
- a CDS encoding DUF5682 family protein, giving the protein MTGELTLLGVRHHGPGSARAVGAALRALEPDAVLIEGPPEADPIIALAADPEMVPPVALLAHAVEDPARAAFWPFAGFSPEWVAIRHALAAGVPVRFIDLPAGSSFALRATGRTPEDGEEPAVDPVAVLAAAAGNGDPEAWWEDVVEHRHPGADPLAPFAAVAAAMAELRDPEVGTPGSPGVRPEGQPAGRAARFGGRPGACAAGRRDELREAYMRQQIRAARRAGHRRIAVVCGAWHVPALAAQPAASADRALLAGLPKKLKTEITWVPWTHRRLAQRTGYGAGIESPGWYQHLFDNPGPAAGGTGMARWLTRAAELLRAQDHPVSPAHVIEAVRLAETLAAVRGRPAPGLAESLDAVRAVLCDGSEVALALVREQLVVGEALGRVPAAAPTVPLQRDLTRLQRTLRLKPADAARELTLDLRKELDAGRSRLLHRLRLLGIDWGTGARSAANSTGTFRESWRLCYEPEFAVRVVEAAQWGSTVEEAATAKVAAAAGRAADLPALTRLAEQCLVAQLPAALPAVMRALADRAALDSDTARLTEALPALVRALRYGDVRGTDGGALEGVAHGLADRICVGLPPACAGLDAEGAAAMRARLDAVHGAIKLLERRTGAAASAPAAVSAPAPAAAGPAHALAAAPPSTASAALAERWTRALDALARREPRARAAGAAGRGGAVPGLLRGRAVRLLLDDGRLDAAEAARRLRLALSTASAPADAAGWIEGFLSGGGALLLHDPQLLALLDGWLAEVPADAFVDLLPLLRRTFAAVEAGVLRTVASRVATGRPAGGAGGPSGSPEQPLDQARADAALPTVLRLLGRHPSPEPPPAGARPWIPRQSDRRSAA; this is encoded by the coding sequence ATGACTGGTGAGCTGACTCTGCTGGGTGTGCGCCACCACGGACCGGGTTCGGCCCGCGCGGTGGGTGCGGCCCTGCGTGCGCTGGAGCCGGATGCGGTGCTGATCGAGGGACCGCCGGAGGCGGACCCGATCATCGCCCTGGCGGCCGACCCGGAGATGGTCCCGCCGGTCGCGCTGCTCGCGCACGCGGTCGAGGACCCGGCCCGCGCGGCCTTCTGGCCCTTCGCCGGCTTCTCGCCCGAGTGGGTCGCGATCCGGCACGCGCTGGCGGCCGGGGTTCCGGTCCGGTTCATCGACCTGCCGGCCGGCAGCTCCTTCGCCCTGCGGGCCACCGGCCGGACGCCCGAGGACGGCGAGGAGCCCGCGGTCGACCCCGTCGCCGTGCTCGCCGCGGCCGCCGGGAACGGGGACCCGGAGGCCTGGTGGGAGGACGTGGTGGAGCACCGCCACCCGGGCGCCGACCCGCTGGCGCCGTTCGCGGCGGTGGCGGCGGCGATGGCCGAGCTGCGCGACCCCGAGGTCGGCACCCCGGGCTCGCCCGGGGTGCGCCCCGAAGGGCAGCCGGCCGGCCGGGCCGCCCGCTTCGGCGGGCGGCCCGGCGCCTGCGCCGCCGGGCGGCGCGACGAGCTGCGCGAGGCGTACATGCGCCAGCAGATCCGGGCCGCCCGGCGGGCCGGTCACCGCCGGATCGCCGTGGTCTGCGGCGCCTGGCACGTACCGGCGCTCGCCGCGCAGCCCGCGGCGAGCGCCGACCGGGCGTTGCTGGCGGGCCTGCCGAAGAAGCTGAAGACCGAGATCACCTGGGTGCCGTGGACGCACCGCCGGCTCGCCCAGCGCACCGGCTACGGCGCCGGCATCGAGTCGCCCGGCTGGTACCAGCACCTGTTCGACAACCCCGGGCCCGCGGCGGGCGGCACCGGCATGGCCCGCTGGCTGACCCGGGCCGCCGAGCTGCTGCGGGCCCAGGACCACCCGGTCTCCCCGGCGCACGTCATCGAGGCGGTCCGGCTCGCCGAGACGCTGGCCGCCGTGCGCGGTCGCCCGGCACCCGGGCTCGCCGAGTCGCTGGACGCGGTGCGCGCGGTGCTGTGCGACGGCTCGGAGGTCGCGCTCGCGCTGGTGCGCGAGCAGCTGGTGGTCGGCGAGGCGCTCGGCCGGGTGCCGGCCGCCGCGCCCACCGTGCCGCTGCAACGCGATCTGACCCGGCTGCAGCGCACCCTGCGGCTCAAGCCGGCCGACGCCGCCCGCGAGCTCACCCTGGACCTGCGCAAGGAGCTGGACGCCGGCCGCTCGCGGCTGCTGCACCGGCTGCGGCTGCTCGGCATCGACTGGGGGACCGGGGCCCGCTCCGCCGCCAACTCCACCGGAACCTTCCGGGAGAGCTGGCGGCTTTGCTACGAACCGGAGTTCGCGGTCCGGGTGGTCGAGGCCGCGCAGTGGGGCAGCACCGTCGAGGAGGCCGCCACCGCCAAGGTGGCGGCCGCGGCGGGCCGGGCGGCGGACCTGCCCGCGCTCACCCGGCTGGCCGAGCAGTGCCTGGTGGCCCAGCTGCCCGCCGCGCTGCCCGCGGTGATGCGCGCGCTGGCCGACCGGGCCGCGCTGGACAGCGACACGGCCCGGCTCACCGAGGCACTGCCCGCGCTGGTCCGGGCGCTGCGCTACGGCGATGTGCGCGGCACCGACGGCGGCGCGCTGGAGGGCGTCGCGCACGGCCTGGCCGACCGGATCTGCGTCGGCCTGCCGCCCGCCTGCGCCGGGCTGGACGCCGAGGGCGCCGCCGCGATGCGTGCCCGGCTGGACGCGGTGCACGGCGCGATCAAGCTGCTGGAGCGGCGCACCGGCGCAGCCGCGTCGGCCCCGGCAGCCGTGTCGGCCCCGGCCCCCGCGGCGGCCGGCCCGGCACACGCGTTGGCCGCGGCGCCCCCGAGTACCGCCTCCGCCGCCCTGGCCGAGCGCTGGACCAGGGCCCTCGACGCGCTCGCCCGGCGCGAACCGCGGGCCCGCGCAGCCGGCGCCGCGGGGCGCGGCGGCGCCGTCCCGGGCCTGCTGCGCGGGCGGGCCGTGCGGCTGCTGCTGGACGACGGCCGGCTCGACGCCGCCGAGGCCGCCCGCCGGCTGCGGCTGGCGCTCTCCACCGCGAGCGCGCCTGCCGACGCGGCCGGCTGGATCGAGGGCTTCCTGTCCGGCGGCGGCGCCCTGCTGCTGCACGACCCGCAGCTGCTCGCGCTGCTGGACGGCTGGCTGGCCGAGGTCCCCGCCGACGCCTTCGTCGACCTGTTGCCGCTGCTGCGCCGCACCTTCGCGGCGGTGGAGGCGGGGGTGCTGCGCACCGTCGCCTCCCGGGTCGCCACCGGCCGCCCGGCCGGCGGCGCCGGCGGCCCGTCCGGCTCGCCGGAGCAGCCGCTGGACCAGGCCCGCGCCGACGCGGCGCTGCCCACCGTGCTGCGCCTGCTCGGCCGCCACCCCTCGCCCGAGCCGCCGCCGGCCGGCGCCCGCCCGTGGATCCCCCGTCAGTCCGACCGCAGGAGCGCCGCGTGA
- a CDS encoding VWA domain-containing protein: MTTSEQAREQDPEPDPEHDPEQERLRRWRLVLGGEPWGAARGGRLTGRDASIDRVLTALYRGAPDQADGARTPGRSAGLGGSAPQVARWLGDIRRYFPTSVVQLMQQDAISRLGLTRLLLEPEMLAAVEPDVHLVGTLLSLRHALPETTRETARLVVARVVAELERRLADRTRATLGGALDRGARVDRPRHRDIDWDRTIRVNLRHYLPEQRTVIPERLVGHARAQRATKKEVILCVDQSGSMAASVVHSAVFGAVLASMRTLDTRLVVFDTSVVDLTEQLSDPVDVLFATQLGGGTDINRALAYCESKITRPADTVVVLISDLHEGGIRERMLRRVAAMKAAGVQFLALLALSDEGTPAHDHAHAAALAALGVPAFACTPDAFPDVMAAALERRPLPDAHPL; the protein is encoded by the coding sequence GTGACGACCAGTGAGCAGGCCCGGGAGCAGGATCCGGAACCCGATCCGGAGCACGACCCGGAACAGGAACGCCTGCGCCGCTGGCGCCTGGTGCTCGGCGGCGAGCCCTGGGGCGCGGCGCGCGGGGGGCGCCTGACCGGCCGCGACGCTTCGATCGACCGGGTGCTCACCGCCCTCTACCGCGGTGCGCCGGACCAGGCGGACGGCGCCCGGACGCCGGGCCGCTCGGCGGGGCTGGGCGGCAGCGCCCCGCAGGTGGCCCGCTGGCTGGGCGACATCCGCCGCTACTTCCCGACCTCCGTGGTCCAGCTGATGCAGCAGGACGCGATCTCCCGCCTGGGCCTGACCCGGCTGCTGCTCGAACCGGAGATGCTGGCCGCCGTCGAGCCGGACGTGCACCTGGTGGGCACGCTGCTCTCGCTCAGGCACGCGCTGCCCGAGACCACCCGGGAGACCGCCCGCCTCGTGGTCGCCCGGGTGGTCGCCGAACTGGAGCGCCGGCTGGCCGACCGGACCCGGGCCACGCTGGGCGGCGCGCTGGACCGCGGCGCGCGGGTCGACCGCCCGCGCCACCGTGACATCGACTGGGACCGCACCATCCGGGTGAACCTGCGGCACTACCTCCCCGAGCAGCGCACGGTGATCCCCGAGCGCCTGGTCGGCCACGCCCGTGCACAGCGTGCGACGAAGAAGGAGGTGATCCTCTGCGTCGACCAGTCGGGTTCGATGGCCGCCTCCGTGGTGCACAGCGCGGTCTTCGGCGCGGTGCTCGCCTCGATGCGCACCCTGGACACCCGGCTGGTGGTGTTCGACACCTCGGTGGTCGATCTGACCGAACAACTGAGCGATCCGGTGGACGTCCTGTTCGCCACTCAGCTCGGCGGCGGCACCGACATCAACCGCGCGCTGGCCTACTGCGAGTCGAAGATCACTCGTCCGGCTGACACCGTGGTCGTCCTGATCAGTGATCTCCACGAGGGCGGCATCCGCGAGCGGATGCTGCGCCGGGTGGCCGCGATGAAGGCCGCCGGCGTCCAGTTCCTCGCGCTGCTCGCGCTCAGCGACGAGGGCACTCCCGCCCACGACCACGCGCACGCCGCCGCGCTGGCCGCGCTCGGCGTCCCGGCCTTCGCCTGCACCCCGGACGCCTTTCCGGACGTCATGGCCGCGGCCCTGGAACGGCGGCCGTTGCCGGACGCGCACCCGTTGTGA
- the sucD gene encoding succinate--CoA ligase subunit alpha — translation MAIFLTEDSKVIVQGMTGSEGMKHTRRMLASGTKIVGGVNPRKAGTTVDVDGTEVPVFGTVAEAMKATGADVSVIFVPPAFTKSAVVEAIDAEIPLAVVITEGVPVHDSAWFWAYAGQKGGKTQIIGPNCPGLISPGKSNAGIIPADITKAGKIGLVSKSGTLTYQLMYELRDIGFSSAVGIGGDPVIGTTHIDALRAFEADPETEIIVMIGEIGGDAEERAAAFIKENVTKPVVGYVAGFTAPEGKTMGHAGAIVSGSSGTAQAKKEALEAAGVKVGKTPSETARLARELIG, via the coding sequence ATGGCTATCTTCCTTACCGAGGACAGCAAGGTCATCGTTCAGGGCATGACCGGCTCCGAGGGCATGAAGCACACCCGCCGCATGCTGGCCTCGGGCACCAAGATCGTCGGCGGCGTGAACCCGCGCAAGGCCGGCACCACGGTTGACGTCGACGGCACCGAGGTGCCCGTCTTCGGCACCGTCGCCGAGGCCATGAAGGCCACCGGCGCCGATGTCAGCGTCATCTTCGTCCCGCCGGCGTTCACCAAGAGCGCCGTCGTCGAGGCGATCGACGCCGAGATCCCGCTCGCGGTCGTCATCACCGAGGGCGTCCCGGTGCACGACAGCGCCTGGTTCTGGGCCTACGCCGGCCAGAAGGGCGGCAAGACCCAGATCATCGGCCCGAACTGCCCCGGCCTGATCTCCCCCGGGAAGTCCAACGCGGGCATCATCCCGGCCGACATCACCAAGGCCGGCAAGATCGGCCTGGTCTCCAAGTCGGGCACGCTGACCTACCAGCTCATGTACGAGCTGCGGGACATCGGCTTCTCCTCGGCCGTCGGCATCGGTGGCGACCCGGTCATCGGCACCACCCACATCGACGCGCTGCGCGCGTTCGAGGCCGACCCGGAGACCGAGATCATCGTGATGATCGGTGAGATCGGTGGCGACGCCGAGGAGCGCGCCGCCGCCTTCATCAAGGAGAACGTGACCAAGCCGGTCGTCGGCTACGTCGCGGGCTTCACCGCCCCCGAGGGCAAGACCATGGGCCACGCCGGCGCCATCGTCTCGGGCTCCTCGGGCACCGCCCAGGCGAAGAAGGAGGCCCTGGAGGCCGCCGGTGTCAAGGTCGGCAAGACGCCGTCCGAGACCGCTCGCCTGGCGCGTGAGCTGATCGGCTGA